A region of Thermococcus argininiproducens DNA encodes the following proteins:
- a CDS encoding GNAT family N-acetyltransferase — MGMKEIKNNNKEHLSIGKLNRMDQEILETLVSIYMRGYEGMKEYGGEGESYAKRYLRWCWNKASDGFFIAKDGDRIVGFIVCDNDWHSRYENRVVGAIHEFVVDKEYQGKSVGKKLMEKCMEYLSRYNDRIELWVGEKNKKAIEFYKRLGFRVAGKAGIWIRMVKDIKKEK, encoded by the coding sequence ATGGGAATGAAAGAAATTAAAAACAACAATAAGGAGCACCTGAGTATAGGAAAATTAAATAGAATGGATCAGGAGATACTTGAAACTCTTGTAAGCATATACATGCGAGGATACGAGGGTATGAAGGAATATGGGGGCGAAGGAGAGAGTTATGCAAAGAGATACCTAAGATGGTGCTGGAACAAAGCCAGTGATGGATTTTTCATCGCAAAAGATGGAGATAGGATAGTGGGTTTTATTGTGTGTGATAACGACTGGCACAGTCGATATGAAAATAGAGTGGTAGGTGCCATCCATGAGTTCGTTGTTGACAAAGAGTATCAGGGAAAAAGCGTTGGAAAGAAACTTATGGAGAAATGTATGGAGTATCTAAGCAGGTATAATGATAGAATTGAACTCTGGGTCGGAGAGAAAAATAAGAAAGCCATAGAATTTTATAAAAGACTTGGTTTTAGGGTTGCTGGAAAAGCGGGTATCTGGATAAGAATGGTAAAAGACATTAAAAAAGAAAAATAG
- a CDS encoding ABC transporter permease, which yields MISVLYQNEVYRLLKSRRLKVMLALMLLPVIVYFFTHEEITEYGAKALEISFQINISQFLINFWASVIGQLVVIIIMSDLLASEIDRGTIRILLVKPIKKSEIVLGKFFSGITAVALIFGIPYLVMQIYMVLLYKAGFEGFTATFDDFLFVLVITILVLGSLGGVSMLLSVILSRPLYASLASFGLVFTAQFILPQLPFFDNPERFNLSYQIGVLLKKGFTLNTGLDTYKGDPNMSGTFFLGVILLSLIFTLLGLYRREYEG from the coding sequence GTGATTAGTGTTCTTTATCAAAACGAAGTTTACAGGCTTTTGAAATCTAGAAGACTAAAAGTAATGCTTGCGTTAATGCTTCTTCCCGTGATAGTTTATTTCTTTACCCATGAAGAGATAACGGAATATGGTGCAAAGGCCTTGGAGATCTCATTTCAGATAAATATTTCTCAATTTTTGATAAACTTCTGGGCAAGTGTAATAGGCCAGCTTGTGGTAATAATCATTATGAGCGATTTACTGGCGAGTGAAATAGATAGGGGGACAATAAGAATACTCTTAGTAAAACCAATAAAGAAAAGTGAAATAGTACTCGGCAAGTTCTTTTCTGGCATAACAGCAGTGGCATTGATATTTGGGATTCCCTATTTGGTTATGCAAATCTACATGGTTCTTCTCTATAAAGCGGGTTTTGAAGGATTTACAGCCACTTTTGATGATTTTCTGTTTGTTCTTGTGATTACGATTCTTGTACTTGGAAGTTTGGGAGGAGTTTCAATGCTGCTTTCGGTAATTCTCTCAAGACCTCTCTACGCTTCATTAGCAAGCTTTGGACTAGTGTTTACAGCTCAGTTCATACTTCCCCAATTGCCATTCTTTGATAATCCTGAGCGCTTTAACTTGAGTTATCAAATAGGGGTTCTTCTAAAGAAAGGATTTACACTCAACACTGGTTTAGACACTTATAAGGGTGATCCAAATATGAGTGGGACGTTTTTCCTCGGCGTTATCTTACTTAGCTTAATTTTCACCTTATTAGGGTTATATAGAAGAGAGTATGAGGGATGA
- a CDS encoding DUF356 domain-containing protein, which yields MLNTVVLIRTDNFDKALIALADLVRYAGMEIRGKPRIIPPALSDWAFEKIVGERPKRKYNAHVVAQVDLPPGKAIGRLREIHPPAHIIVIPPDTPVHKELLRLWSTFEILKGFYSPKKEQQEGGSRE from the coding sequence ATGCTAAACACGGTAGTTTTGATAAGAACAGACAACTTCGACAAGGCCCTAATAGCGTTAGCTGATTTAGTAAGATACGCTGGAATGGAAATAAGAGGCAAACCGAGGATAATACCTCCAGCTCTCTCAGACTGGGCCTTTGAGAAGATTGTAGGAGAAAGGCCTAAAAGAAAATATAATGCCCATGTTGTGGCTCAAGTGGATCTACCACCGGGCAAGGCCATAGGGAGATTAAGAGAGATACACCCTCCTGCCCATATAATAGTAATTCCGCCGGATACTCCGGTTCACAAAGAACTCCTACGTCTTTGGAGTACTTTTGAAATTTTAAAGGGATTTTATTCTCCAAAGAAAGAACAGCAAGAAGGGGGAAGTAGGGAGTAG
- a CDS encoding multiprotein bridging factor aMBF1 — translation MAKAKPRICEICGAEIRGKGHTVKIEGAELLVCYKCYQKYGRKKPGTWSPMPTGREPRRTYVPRARPKQTPRTQRPLYTEDIVEDYADRVREAIQRSGLSYEELSHKVGLSTNLIRRIAHGEYIPTISEAKKLERYFKIKLIERVEENVKEKATIPKDYEPTLGDVANIKIKKRKKK, via the coding sequence ATGGCAAAAGCCAAGCCAAGAATTTGTGAAATCTGTGGAGCAGAGATAAGAGGTAAAGGACACACGGTGAAAATAGAAGGGGCTGAACTTTTGGTGTGCTACAAGTGTTATCAAAAATATGGCAGGAAAAAGCCGGGAACTTGGAGCCCAATGCCAACAGGAAGAGAACCTAGAAGAACATATGTTCCAAGAGCAAGGCCTAAACAAACCCCGAGAACGCAAAGACCTCTTTACACTGAGGACATAGTAGAAGACTATGCAGATAGAGTGAGAGAGGCTATCCAGAGAAGTGGCTTGAGTTATGAAGAGCTTTCCCATAAAGTAGGCCTTTCAACCAATCTTATTAGAAGGATTGCGCATGGTGAGTATATCCCTACTATAAGTGAGGCAAAAAAGCTTGAGCGTTACTTTAAGATAAAACTAATTGAGCGTGTTGAAGAGAATGTAAAAGAAAAAGCTACTATACCTAAAGATTATGAGCCAACTTTGGGGGATGTAGCTAATATTAAGATCAAAAAGAGGAAGAAGAAGTAG
- a CDS encoding Zn-ribbon domain-containing OB-fold protein encodes MGKPMQVARYWRHFKEKYRLIGGKCKSCGQVHFPKRPVCPECGSQEIEEFQFSGKGKVVSWTIIRNPPSGYEYYKPYPIALIELEEGPLVLAQLTDVDPEEIDFGMEVEMVTRKIREFSEDGIILYGYKFRPPLK; translated from the coding sequence ATGGGGAAGCCAATGCAAGTTGCTCGTTATTGGAGACACTTTAAGGAAAAATATCGTCTTATTGGGGGTAAGTGTAAGAGTTGCGGTCAGGTTCACTTTCCAAAGAGACCCGTTTGCCCTGAATGTGGGAGCCAAGAAATAGAAGAGTTCCAATTTAGTGGAAAAGGAAAGGTTGTAAGTTGGACAATAATAAGAAACCCTCCAAGCGGTTATGAATATTACAAGCCATATCCAATAGCTTTAATTGAACTTGAGGAAGGGCCTCTAGTCCTGGCGCAGCTTACAGATGTTGATCCAGAGGAAATAGACTTTGGTATGGAAGTGGAGATGGTTACAAGAAAAATTAGGGAGTTCAGTGAGGATGGAATAATACTTTATGGCTATAAGTTTAGACCGCCGTTAAAGTGA
- a CDS encoding ABC transporter ATP-binding protein, which yields MAYVIETKDLTKFFGKRNIIYHLNLKVPRGVVYGFLGPNGAGKTTTIKMLTASLRPTYGEIRIFGLEMPQKRVEIMKSVGYMPEVPIAYEDMTIFDFLIYMGRLSGLKKEKATEQAKDLMNYVGVGKLALNKIKELSSGQKQRVTFASALIGNPELLILDEPTANLDPLGRIEFIGKIISLAKEGKTIFVSSHIVSEVEKMCNYVGLINQGRLIAQGRIRDLTQIEENDYDVATSNNALALNFLKEKPYVREVWEEEGIIRVQVDPRFLDELFLQFPKYLASQGIRLKLFRPHTSPLERILMEKFGIGEVGD from the coding sequence ATGGCATATGTAATTGAAACTAAAGATCTTACAAAATTCTTTGGAAAGAGAAACATAATTTATCATCTAAATCTTAAAGTCCCTAGAGGAGTAGTTTACGGATTCTTGGGTCCTAATGGGGCGGGAAAAACAACCACAATAAAAATGCTTACTGCATCCTTGAGGCCCACATATGGGGAAATAAGGATCTTTGGCCTTGAGATGCCTCAAAAAAGGGTTGAAATTATGAAAAGTGTAGGTTATATGCCTGAAGTCCCAATAGCATATGAAGACATGACGATTTTTGATTTTCTCATATATATGGGCAGACTTTCTGGTTTAAAAAAGGAGAAAGCAACAGAACAAGCAAAAGACCTTATGAACTACGTGGGCGTTGGAAAACTGGCACTAAACAAAATAAAAGAATTATCTTCAGGGCAGAAACAGAGGGTAACTTTTGCTTCTGCTTTGATTGGTAACCCCGAACTTTTAATATTGGATGAACCAACGGCAAATCTGGATCCTCTCGGAAGAATAGAGTTCATTGGAAAAATCATATCCCTCGCAAAAGAAGGAAAGACAATTTTTGTTAGTTCTCATATAGTAAGTGAAGTGGAAAAAATGTGCAACTATGTTGGCCTCATCAATCAAGGCAGGCTTATTGCTCAGGGAAGGATACGGGATTTGACGCAAATAGAAGAAAATGACTATGATGTCGCAACTTCTAATAATGCTCTTGCACTCAACTTTTTAAAAGAAAAACCCTATGTAAGAGAAGTTTGGGAAGAGGAGGGGATTATAAGGGTTCAAGTGGATCCGAGGTTTTTGGATGAGCTTTTCCTCCAGTTTCCAAAGTACCTAGCCTCCCAAGGCATTCGTTTAAAGCTTTTCAGGCCTCATACAAGCCCTCTTGAAAGAATTCTCATGGAAAAGTTCGGCATAGGTGAGGTAGGTGATTAG